A stretch of Halococcus agarilyticus DNA encodes these proteins:
- a CDS encoding DUF368 domain-containing protein gives MSGRESVREWVVVYLKGVFMGAADAVPGVSGGTIALITGIYERLIAAITALDPSALRYLPRIHRRTERAELRAVLVEMDVPFLFALGTGIATAIVSVAHVVDIARKTYPGPTFAFFFGLIAASAIVLYGHVKIDTPRRLAVAISGFVIAFVISGASASGGLPNSPLFVLIGGAIAIAGMILPGISGAFFLLLLGQYTYLTGVLSDFTEALVGLATGGSLAAVIEPGIVVGAFGVGALIGLFSIAYAIRWALATYREATLTFLVSLMVGALRLPAIKVLENTPDVSPIAATTLVLVATIGGALVLLVDRYTADIEFS, from the coding sequence ATGAGCGGCCGCGAGTCGGTGCGTGAGTGGGTCGTCGTCTACTTGAAGGGGGTCTTCATGGGCGCGGCGGACGCGGTGCCCGGCGTGTCGGGCGGGACGATCGCGCTCATCACGGGCATCTACGAGCGGCTGATCGCCGCGATCACCGCGCTCGATCCGAGCGCGCTCCGCTATCTGCCGCGGATCCACCGCCGGACCGAACGCGCCGAGCTTCGGGCCGTGCTGGTCGAAATGGACGTTCCCTTCCTGTTCGCGCTCGGGACGGGCATCGCCACGGCAATCGTGAGCGTCGCCCACGTCGTCGACATCGCTCGCAAGACGTATCCTGGCCCGACGTTCGCGTTTTTCTTCGGGCTGATCGCCGCGAGCGCTATCGTTCTCTACGGACACGTCAAGATCGATACACCGCGCCGGCTCGCAGTCGCGATCAGTGGTTTCGTCATCGCTTTCGTGATCTCAGGCGCGAGCGCGAGCGGTGGACTACCGAACTCGCCGTTGTTCGTTCTCATCGGAGGCGCTATCGCCATTGCCGGGATGATCCTTCCAGGTATTTCGGGTGCCTTTTTCCTGCTCTTGCTTGGTCAGTACACGTACCTGACCGGCGTCCTTTCGGACTTCACCGAAGCGCTCGTCGGTCTCGCAACCGGCGGAAGCCTCGCGGCGGTCATCGAACCTGGTATCGTCGTCGGAGCGTTCGGGGTCGGCGCACTCATCGGACTTTTCTCCATCGCCTACGCCATCCGATGGGCGCTCGCGACCTATCGAGAGGCGACACTCACCTTCCTCGTGAGCCTGATGGTCGGCGCGCTTCGGCTCCCCGCGATCAAAGTACTGGAAAACACTCCGGACGTGAGTCCGATAGCAGCCACGACGCTAGTCCTCGTCGCCACCATCGGCGGCGCGCTCGTGCTCCTCGTCGATCGGTACACTGCCGACATCGAGTTCTCCTGA